The sequence CAGGCGGATAATTTCATAAATACAGGTCGTAAGAATAAAtgctaaatataaattttaaatagacaaatcttGTATAAATTCTTCATTAAAAAAGTagatcaaataatttttttataatctagtctattttttttttataaaaaaattatctacttaaaatttgtacaaattattattttttaactagcCATAGTTATTGATTCTTTCATATTCCTtcctattttaaaatgaaaaaaaaattgagaaatattttaactaaaaaatgataatataaaaataatcaaataatttaatgtgatttgatgtgatttatcatattataaaattatttttattataaaaaatctaaaaattacataaaattactttaatttataaaattatttttttgtataccCGTTATGTGATACTCTCAGGTAAAATTGTAGGGAAAGAACCTAGAAGAACCGAAACACAAAACAAATAAGCTCCAAGCCGTCATTCACCGACTACAGCAGCATCCTCGATTAGCAGATAAATCCAAACACCTCAAAGTCAGAGACCCGGAAGCTCAGAGCCAACGAAGGGTAAGGAAAAGTATTTACTTTCCTCCGTTAGACTTGTACAAATTCAAAGTTTGACAATTCATACAGCTTTCTCCATTTCATTTGTTCTTTTCTGTCTGTTTTgtcggctctctctctctctctttccaattCAATTCTTGACGGTTGACACTTCTCAGAGCCGGCAGCCCCCGGTTCTGTTTCATCTCCTGGAAAAAACCCTATTTGACATTCAACATTTCAGTATTGTGGATATTAGACATATAGACCGACTCACACCCAAACAATCGATTTTTGGTTCGTATTTTTAATTTGCTAACCCGAGCAGCGGCCGGTACTAGATTGATTACTCATTCATTTCGCAAGTACGTGATTCTcccgaggaaaaaaaaaaaaaaagtacttattCTCCAATTATTACTCGTCGGTGGCTCTTTCTGTCTAAATCTGTTAGCGGTGGGAGTACgctccctttctccctttcacCAACTCCCCAATTTGTTGTTCTTCTCAATTATTCAACCATTTTTCTTTAtgggttctctctctcttggcaTATCATCTGTCTCTGATATCTCACCACCGCCATTAAttgtatcttttttattttttatttttcattttttcggcgatagtatttttaatgatttatcATGCGAATATTCTGAATCTTTTTGGGTGCAGATTAGGGTAGAGAGCAATGTTCAGAAGCGTGAATTTACTCTCTAAGCTGCGCTCTCGAATTGtaagttctttattttttttctttgccgTGACGAGAGATGGAGATATGGGATCGAGTTTCTTGGATAGTGAAGACacttatttgaatttgattggaATGGAAGTTAAAAATGACTTAAACCATGCAGGGCGAGCAGCCTAGTCTCAAGAATTCCGTTAGATGGCTTCAGATACAGAGCTCCTCTGATCTTGTaatctctccatctctcttaAGTTTTCCTGCTAAGAAGGATTGCAGCTCGTATTTTGAGTCCTTGGTGCTATTTCTTGGTATTTCGCACTATATAGATTAATGCTAAATCAAGTGTTGGTGCCTTTAGTTGATGTATTTGGCAACCTGGTGGGTATATTCATTTGGCTGTCTTGTCAACGTTTGCATACAGTAGTACAGCAATTGATTTCTAATCTGGCGTCACTGCCGAGCTCATTTTGATAGGATTCTGCTTATTTTTGTTGTCCTTTTATCatcgtttattttatttgtttttctgcTGCTTCACCAAAGCTGCTCTAActatacatgttatttacaTCCCAAGGTATGAATGTGGTGAAGTTTTTGGAGTATGTCTTGTGCGTTATTATTGATTGAAAGTTGCTGGTACTTTGAAGCAATAGCTTATTCTGAACCTTTGTCTTCCATAAGCTTGCTCATACTAATCATTTTTACCTCACAGGACCTTCATTCTCAGTTAAAGGAGTTGATTCCTGAGCAACAGGTTTGTGTTACCATTCTTGACTTCTGATTACAACTCATGTTCCAGTGCCTCTCCTCTTGTGCAATAAGCAtctgagttatttatttattttatacttcTGCATTTTCTACTTGAGTATAAATCAGTCTAACCGATCCAGTTGTGATGGAACTTGTGTACCTTGGGAATTAGTATGGGAAGAGGAGTTGCTGGTAAGATAACAATTCGTATGGGAAGGAGGTGTTTACATATAGGTGTGGAAAACATAGAACAACAGCTTGTGACTCTAGCAGAAGCATTGGCTTATGGCACTTGTTGGCCATCAAATGAATTGGAAAAGAATCATAACTGGCTCTTCTTTCCACCATGCTGTTGTGATTCTTCAGCTGTGTTTCAAACCAACCAACTCCCAAATTTCAACTTGTAATTTGAGTCATCATGCATTTGGATCATCTAGGATGTGCAGTGAGGCAAAGGCGATGGTATTGACTGCGGAATCATTGTTCTtggttttgaatttcttttcattGCATTGTAAATGGGATGTGCATTGGATTGAAGTGCTAGTTAAGACTCCTTACCCTTTCCATAGCCAAGGGTTCAACCTGCATCAGTGCTTTGTCATTACATTTCTAGACTAGTTGTATagctacctttttttttttttttaaaaaaaactagttaTATATGCTACAAATGATTAGACTCTTGATTATAGGTAGCAAGGTATGTGAGAAGAAGTCTTGATTAGATgctcattttcttaatttatccTGGTTGCAGGAGCGCCTGAAGAAATTTAAGGCAGAACATGGAAAGGTTCAACTTGGGAATATCACTGTTGATATGGTACATATGCTTTGTAACATTGGTGTTTAGTCTATTGCTACAATCTAATAATGTCAATGGCAAGAGTGAACTACAACATTTTTTGTAACTTCTCACTTAATTATATGTCTATCCCCAAGGTTCTTggtggaatgagaggaatgacAGGGTTGCTGTGGGAAACCTCATTACTTGACCCAGACGAGGTATAATGTTCAATAATTATTCTTGATCGTTTGCACGATGAATTTCATGGAGTGGGGATTCTCTTTTGCTTCATGTTAATGATTAATTTTAGGATATGACTCACATTCTATTGCTTATAGATCTGAAGGTGGCTTGTAATCTTGCAGGGAATTCGCTTTAGAAATCTAACAATCCCAGAATGTCAGAAGTTATTACCAGCTGCAAAGCCCGGAGGAGAACCCTTGCCTGAGGGTCTTCTCTGGCTTCTTTTGACTGGGAAGGTGTGTACCTTGTGTGTGAAACAATACACCCCACCGTTTTAGGATATATTGAGAATTCACTCCAAATAAGAAAGCAGAAGAAATTACATATCACTTGAAATGTCACTAAAGATATGTGAAACCGTATTCGATTTTGTTTTTAGATGTGTGATCTCAACTTAAATGCCTTCTTACTTATAAGTTCCAGTTTTAGATGCAGTGCTACTTATAAGAAAGGTTTAGATGCAGTGATAATTGCCTATTATTCAACACCatcttttgcttttattttttgtttagatgAGTGATTTTGAAATGGTATTATCATGAACTCCTAATTTGGAAATTATTTCTGTTGATCCTCTTTGTTTCAATTAATGAGATAGTCATTTAAAAAACTGTGGAATTTCGAATCTGGGGATTTTTAAGTATCCAAGTTCAATTCCTTGGGGAAAGGAGTTCTACAAATATTATCAACTTTGCTATTCTCGTACTACTATCACTACTCTTTCACACTGCTCTTATCACCCTCCCCTCCACCTCCCCCTCAACTGCCAGCACTTGCCATCATCATGACCGGGTCACCATACCAGAACCATTTCCAAGTTACTACCACTACTGTTATCATTGTAATTATCATACCACTATTTCTGAAGTTTAAGTATACTGCTTATAAAAAGACTCATAAAAACAAAGAGATGTACATGGATGGAATTGAaatttccatgattttctttataGGTGCAATTTCCATGAATTGAAATTCCATCACttgaaaattagtattttttttttttgttttttgttttaaatcttCATCCAAATACAACCTTAGTTTTGAAGGTTCTGGTGTATTTGaaatcatctttctttttttttttttttaaaaaaaatctcaggtACCAAGCAAAGAGCAAGTAGATGCTTTATCCAAGGAATTGCAAAATCGTGCAAGCATCCCAGGTTCTGCtgcatatttttctatattagactacttataaattaattatattcatGTAGAATGGGGCAAATGCTCATACCCGAATACCGgcttatattttatactttatttcAGTTTTTTGAAAAGGTCAACCCCAAACAGTTGGGATAGGATTTTGTTTAGTTGAGTTCGTCTGTATTATTCTTTATAATCACCATCAAAATACCAAAGCGCCCCTTCTCCTTTGCCTGGAGTCATGAGGTGCATTGCAAATAAATTCACTGTCCATTATCTCTGGTTGCAGATTATGCATTCAAGGCCATTGATGCTCTACCTATTACAGCTCATCCAATGACTCAGTTTGCAACGGGTGTTATGGCCCTCCAGGTTGATTAACGGACTTCCAAACATAATTTATTGTTAAATGATCTTTTCTTGGTTATTCTGTAAGTCAGTCTCTTCttcatcaatttaaatttgcatCAGTATAGTCAACCATTTGATTTCGCTGGTTGTCGCAACATCTTGAGTTTGCCCGAGCTCCATACAATAAAATCTTTGGGCtccttttttaaaatcatttccatcAATATTGATTTTGGATGCCCTTCTTTACTGATCACGGTCAAAGAGTGGTTTATAAGTGACCATAATTACTCTTGGGTTTGGGGGTTATCAActgaaatttatttgaaaaggtCTTTGTTGCCTGCTGCTTCTTCTGATGTGCTTTTGTTTTCCTGATCTTAGTGATGCATGATACAGAGACCAATTTTCTGACCTCAACAATTCTTGTTAGAGCTTTTACTTGATCTTTCTGCATATTTGGCCTTCTTATTAATAgatgcatatatttttattcgTCTATAGCTTCTTTGGGAGTAGATGttatgtaacgccccaatgaaaTAACCAAACCACATGgcatatactccaaaaagactaataaatgatacaattggagccccattagaatcttataaagagtaagaacttctcattctcaagtaatgtgggatcctatacaccacctacccttatccttatcgtatgggatatcacaatttACCCCctttaaattcccgacgtcctcgtccgGCCTGCCAGTTGTAGGTgacatggctcaagtcccacatttctcgTTGAACTTGGCTCTGATATtatttgtaacgctccaatggaaggcccaaaccacatgacctatactccaaaaggactagtcaataatacaattggagccccattagaatcttataaagagcaagagcttctcattcccaagcaatgtgggatcccatataccccctacccttattcttatcatatgagatatcaTATGTTATATTGTTCTCCTTGGGATCCCTCTTCTTTTTATAACGGCCTCATCgctaatgaaaataattttgtgcTCATATGAAGCAATGAGAAACTCAATAGTTCAACTACAAAATGACCGAGTTCTTCCTAAAACTTTGGttggttttgttgattttctgaaagTTAGTAAGAAactttcaattatttaatgatctgattttttttcttcaggtTCAGAGTGAATTCCAGAAGGCATATGAAAAGGGAATTCATAAATCAAAGTAAGGTTTTTTTGACTATGTATTTTGTTTTCCCTAATTTGAACTATTTAGTTACATTGGGGTATATATACTTTGTTCTTAGGTACTGGGAGCCTACATATGAAGACTCTCTTAATTTGATTGCTCGAGTGCCAATAGTGGCTGCCTATGTGTACCGCAGGTCAGTGGATATCATTTAGTGTTGATATTGCATTGGAGTTGTTCTGCAATGATGTAAACTTGAGCAGAGTTATAGAAGcctttttaaatcttaaatgcAAGGATAGGTGTACTTGtttcttacaaaaaatatttgtctCTTTGCAATTAAAGCAAACTTAGTCTGTTTGTCAAACATTATTTCTGACTCTTACGtgcttttttttcttgaattgtCTAAAATCATGTTGGGATCTGTTTCTTTTGTACGTGTGTGAAGGATATACAAAGATGGGAAAATCATACCGCTGGATGAATCACTGGATTATGGTGGAAATTTCTCGCACATGTTGGGATTTGATAGTCCTACAATGCAAGAGCTTATGAGGCTTTATGTCACTATTCATAGGTTTGTTATAATGTTTTCTTCTAAAAGATTATGTAAATTATGACATTGGTTCATTTTTATTCACCTTCACCGAAACATATTGGTAGATAGGGAAACTCATGAGATTTAAGCATGTTATTCAATATGTTTTTTGCAGTGATCATGAAGGTGGGAATGTTAGTGCTCACACTGGACACCTAGTAAGTTACCCTTAAACGTTTAATACGCGCAGAATTTTCCGACTTGTACAGGAGTTAATGAAATAAGAAtcagattttttataagtactaatCATTTCACTAAGAAGCACTAAAAGGTATATTACACTTACAACGATATGTGTACAGGAAAATTATCTAGctataatttgaaaaagatgcaaGATATTCATGAAGAGTATGTCCATTAAGATCTATGGTTGCTGTCTAGTGGAGAGTGTTGAAGGTCTTGATCTTCTCTATTGTCCTTTCCCGATCCTCGagattttctcatttctttccctccaaatgcaccatatGAGACAGTAGGGGGCCGTCTTCCACATCACTGAGATTTTTTGACTTCCACCTAATCCTCCCCATAAGTTAAAAAGATCCACTGTACATCTAGGCATAAACCTTCTGGAATACTAGCTTCCTGGAAATGTACTAAAAGATAATATGCGGACTCACTGCTTCTCGTGCATATATGACACTACTCCTTAGCCTGATATAtctttttctcctattttccATGTTAAGAATCTTCCTGAGAGACGCTGTCCATGTACAAAATACAGCTCTAGTAGGTACTTTTATCTTTATCATGAGGAATAAAGACATTGTAAAAGGACGAAGTGTTGAACATCTCTTTCTTGGATGGGGCCCAAAGTAGCTTGTCTTCATTTTGAAACCAGTGGAATACATCAAATTAAAGATTTTCATAGATGCCTCAATCTCTAAATCATGAGGCGCCTTGAAAAAAGTTAACATTTCTTTGGGGGTCGATGGAGTCCATTGGTTGATTCCTTAAGATCCACCCAAGGCATTATTATCATGAGCCACATTATACACCATTGGGCAAGCTTCATTGAGAGCTTTGTTACCACAACAATTATCATGCCAGAATCTAATCCTAGTATCATATTTCACTTCAAATCTAGTGTGCCTAGTAAACTTTCCCCACTCTTTTCTTATATGCTTACGTAATCCCACCCCATAAGAGCCTTGGACCTCATGGGAACTTCACCCTCCTACGAATCTATCATTACTCTCCGCAAGGCGTTTCTCTTGTTCAAATATAACCAAAGCCACTTCCGCAATAGTGTACAATTAAAGAAGATCAAGTTCCAAATTGTTAGCCCACATTTGGGGACTTGAGGAGCATACTTTGACCACCATCTTACCAGGTGGAACTTATATTCTTCTCATATCCCAACCCAAAGAATGTCCCTCTATATCTTTTCTATACGGCTAACCACATTGGTTTGCAGTGGAAATAAAGACATGAAGTATGTTGGTGAGTTGGAGATAATACTCTTGATCAAGGTGATGCTTCCACAATTGGATTGATATATCCTTTCCAGCTTGCCAACCTTCGTTCTATCTTCTCAAAATTGCCTTACCCTGGAAGCCCCAAAAGGAAGACCCAAGTATTTCATCGGTGAAGTTGATTCCTTAATCCCTAAATTGTCTGCTAAAGCTTCCAGATTAGGGGCATCATTACCCACTGCAACCAGCTAAAATTTATCCAAACTTTTAGCTTTGAGACTCCTTCAAAGCATTGGCATAAGGCATGAACACAATGAAGGTGATTTGGGTTTACCCACAAAACAATAGGGTATCACCAACATACAATTAGTGTGATACGTTACTGTTACCATTATTTTGCCACACGCAAAAAAACATGACAGGAACCATCCATCAATGCTCCTAGCATTCTACCGAACACTTTCATAACTATGACATAAAGCAATGGTGACAGTGGCTTTCCTCGGCACAAACTGTGAGCAACTAAAGAACCTGGAAGGAATCCATTCATCAAGATAAAAAAGTGCACATACATTGCTCGACCCATGAACACCATTTTCCCTCGAAACCACATCTCTTCGACTTATAGAAGGTACTCCCAATTGATATGATCATAAGCCTTTATGATTTCTACCTTATACAATGCTCTTAGCTCTCTAGATGtgagtatattatatatattttcattggCTATAAAAATGGAGTCTATGATTTGTCTTCCTCTAACAAAAGTATTTTGAGGCTTCGAAATCATATTTTCTATCATTGTTTGTACCCTATTTGCAAGTACTGGGGAAATAATCTCGTATTTCTCACTACCTCACTcaccaatgtttttttttttgatcggtccCTCACCAAGTTAATAGGTCTATAATCTTTGACATCACAAGCACCGGTacgtttttttataagtgatgaTTGTGGCATTGAGACTTTTTCGAACATTCCATGGGCATGGAATTCATGAAATACGTGCATTGTATCCTTATCCTCCTTGATCATCTCTCGACATACTCAGATGAAGCCGTAGAAAAACCATCCAAACTCGGTGCCCTGTCACTATTAACAGCGTTCACCACTTCAAGAACCTGTCTCCTCAAATGGCCTTTCTAGTTTGATAGATGGACGATTCCTCCCCAATGAAACCAAAATATAAGCCATTTAGCTTAGGCCCCTGGTCAGCATGCTCAAAAAACAATCTTTCATAAAGTTGTGCAATATGGCTTCTTATCTCATTTTGATCCATACATGTTGAGCCATCAACCATTAGAATCTCAATAATGGAAAAACTAAAGCACTAGCTTTGCGTAGCTCACCCACAAATCTCTCCCATTCCATTCCTTTAAGGCCTTCTGGTATAACTACAAAGCCTTGTTGACCTCCTCCTCCATTGTGGCACCCTCGTTCCTTGGTAAAATGTTTGGGAGGATCCAAAGTACCAGGGGTGTCTATTGGTCGCAACACCCAAGATATTACTTGAGACTAAGCGCGTATTCTCGAGACGAACACACGCCAGTTGAAAGGTATTGCAATGGAATAAGTAAAGGGATTAGTTGGAGACTAATACTAATTGTACCAGAGATTTATACTAGTAAGAAAATTTAACCTTCATTAACAATATCCATAAGTTGTCATTGTTTCTTcccaaatattattatacactGTCATCAGTTCCTCATTTACATCAAAATACAATGAACCGTACATGATTTGCCGCCTaactaaaattaacattttaacaAATACAAATAGCTACTAGTCGGAGACAGGCCTCCGTGTCTACACCTTGGGCGGAGCTGGTCCTTCCACAGGAAATTCTTCCTGGGCTaaatttgcatcaaaatctatggcTCTGGTGAACGAAACCATAGGTGGGATCACCACAGTGAGTCTAAGAAATTCCAGTAGGTTAAACACCTATGACATTACTATTAATAAGAGGCAATGGAAATGAATATGTATGCactgtttcatgtaaataaatctatgaacacatatatatatgcatgacgAGGAATTACCCTTCGAGCAGAAACGCATGTACTCATAGTCATGGCAAGGAATCACCTTCAGAGCAAATCTCAAGTACATAAGTATGGCGAGGAATCACCATCTGAGCATCTCATATATGCATAGTCATCACTAAGGTGAGGAATTACGCTCAAACCACATGAAATCCACAATATCTCATCATATAAGTACCGACGGGAAATCGCTTCACCCGCTCGACACAGGGAATCACTCTACCCAGCTAACGTGTGAGCTCATAAGCCAAATCCAATCCAATTGACTCGGGGAATCACTCAACCCGGTCAACACACACAAGGACACTATGCATGATCAACCTGGGGACTCTCTACCCATATTATCAAGTGAGGCCAATCCGAAGATGTTCCACCTTGATCATCatggggaatcactctaccTGTATGAAACTCTTGGCAACATGCTGTAGGAATTGGGCGGTGACTCCTCAACCCGTCCATATTGATTATCGACACATGGTAAGACTTAATACTcaaaaaatcacatcatcatcaATTCACATTATTCAAACTCATCAGCTCAAAATCACTGCGTAAAGGTAATTGATGAacatgatgaagaaaatatgcTTTCATGTAAGGAGGTGAGTTACAAATTATGCAAAGCCCTAAACTTACAACATACTCAAACATTTACCATACATTCTTAGTATGGTCGTAGGAGCTAACCTACCTGAACAGGACTAGATTTACAGTAGCGCTGGTGTTGATCCATCCATCCCACGCTTTGAAGTCACCTGTTTTCTTGAAGACATTGACTGGATGAAAGGGTAAACGCTTAACGATCTcaaacaaaagtgagtttttggcTTTTGTCCGATGCCTTTTATACTGTGGGACTGTTAACCTTATATCTGACGTATGTTTGACTCCAGATATTATTGAATGAGACACCTTTGATCTCGgccatctatttttttttggcCTTGCAGGGTGGTAGAGACTGATGGGAACAAGGCGTGCACGTCCTCTATAGTTTGCCTTGTGTCAAATCCCACAGTCCTTCCCCTAATAAGGATCTCCCATGTGGCGCTGGACCATATCTTTGAGTTCAGATGGCTTGCTGGTCCGTAATCTTTTTTACATGAGCTCACTCCATAAGCCAGATGTGACATCTCTTATGGAGTATGCACCTTTGTGTATGACACCGTTGCCTTTTGAGCACCTCTAGGTTATATCGGCAAGCTCCCACATCTGCATTGTGCTTGTCCTTGCCCGTTGCTCGCCTTGGTATGATTAGCACAATATTTGCCCGCCTGGCACAGGTTGAAAATTCCTTTATTACCCGATGTTGGACCATGTTAGCCAGACTTTCTACATCGTGCCGCTCGCCCTTCTCCTGGACTAGTTGCACTTTGCTCGCCTGACTATCTCCTCTTCGCCCATCTTTCGTCCTTGGAAGGGGATCTCTTCCTTGGTTCAGCGCGGTCCTCACATCCATACTCTGCAATGACTAAATATCTCCCGTGTGCATTGGAAGATTGTTGGGCGAAATATGTTGTGTTTCCTCCCCGAGTGTGTCTGATGAACTTTGGCTGACTCTGCCTAAATCGTCGACACAATTGTGTCCTCCACCTACCCAACAATAGTACAACTTGAAGAGATATCGTTGCCCCTCTACTCTTCTCTATTATGCTCATTATTGTAGCTCCCGTTTCCATTTTTACCTCAAAAACCTTGGCTTCACCCAAAAGCAGCTCAGTATacccatttttttttgtctttgaagACAAGATTTAAAAAGATGTTGGAGTTATCCCATAACAATGAAGGAGAAAGAAAGCATATAGACGAGGAAACTATTCCTTACAAGGATCACCGTTACTATCCATTGGAGTGAGGGCGAGAGAGAAAGcagtaaaatcaaaatttgaataatcagtcCTAAAACTTGTGATCATTTATTAACTTATGTCATTTTTTGATGGTGGTTTTATTACTGTTATGACATTTCAATATAACAGTTCATTCTGCTGATGTTCAATTGATGTGTTATACTGAAATCAGGTTGCTAGTGCACTTTCAGATCCTTATCTTTCATTTGCAGCTGCATTGAATGGTTTGGCCGGACCACTCCATGGTTTGGCTAATCAGGTACGCTAATCTTCTGTTGTGACAGGATAGATGATCTGTTTTATAGAAGAAATCACCACatattcctttttttctttcttttcttttagtaaCTAATATTGGTGTTGGAAATGCATGCTTGTATTATAAAGGTTGATACAGAAGTTTTTACATTACTTTTATGTGCTGTGGTTAATAACTTAATTGGTTTTCAGAAGTTTCTCTTGAATGCtgcctgtgtacttgggctcaatattaataaaataccTTCTTACTTATTGAAAAAAAACTTAATCAGCTTTCAGACCTCAAAAGACGTGAATTGTGGATTTGGTGAATTTGTTTATGCAATACTTCAATGTATATGTTGTTGTCATAATTGCATTGTATGTACTTATATGGAATAAGAGTCAGCACCACAACATTTATATATCAATCCATAAGAGTCAGCACCACAacatttatatatcaatattaacTTTAGCTGGTAGCTGGATACCTATTTAattatgtgaatttaaaaataagatcttTGAGGCCTcctctcccccctctctctctgtaaaaaatttatatgcactcataaaaaaaatatgtgaattgaaGAACCAACAATACATATCCATGCTAGTTTTGTAAATGAGGCTGTATGCTGTTTATGGATGTCCGTAGCTGACCAGCTGCTTCATTTAACTTTTGCTGTAATCATAATCAGCACTGCCTTGTGCATAACTTTGCTCCTCCATATTCTAGGGCATTCTCTTTTTTCTGTTGTATTTTTTGAAAGACAAGCAGTTATCATAATTGCTTCAGTATTTTGGCTTTGCATGTCTAGAATGGTCATCCGAGCAACACTTCCTAAATTTCTAATCATGGGATACATCTTCTTTCTGATTGCAGATGATATTTGTTGCTCctccctttttctctctcccttctctgATTTCCATGATATCGTGATTGCAGGAAGTTCTGCTTTGGATCAAATCTGTAGTAGATGAGTGTGGAGAGAACATAACGACAGAGCAATTGAAAGAGTACGTCTGGAAAACTTTAAAAGGTGGAAAGGTAAATAATATCTTAAAGTCATCACACCCTAGTGTTGAGGTTTAATTTAACAGGGCAATTTGAACTGTATCCAAGTGGGTGACCATAAGAGCATATGATATGTGGTTTGAGATTAACCACTGGGCAGCCTTTAGATGGTTCTGGTTACTTTTACATTGTAATTCTAGTTTAGAATTCTTATGTTGAATGGAAAAGTCAGTCTCTGGCTCCCTCTCACTTAAATCTGAGCCATTGTTACTTTTCTTGCTGGTAGTTGTTTCAACTACTTGTAGTTTTGATGTGAACCTCTGCCAACGTCGAATGTCTATGTAAAAAATCGAAATGACTGCACAGAAGCCAGATATAGCCCTTCATTCAgcttcttaaacattttttttttttaatttccaatcTTCCTATTGATGACATATCAGTTTCTTTTTTGTATACTGCCATCTTCAATTGTGACTGATGGCTACTTTTGTTAGTattgatatttctttttcttttttaaaagcaGCATTCATACTTATTTAAATTTAGTGAATGTTTTGAATCTGCATTGTAATTTTTAGGGAATCTCTTGTATACACATTGTATCAATGATGTCtttcattgttatcaatataaTCTCTGCTTtgaattttttgctttttcttcaaCAAATTATTTCCTGGTTTGGATTAGtcttttttgagatttgatctATTCATCTTTCTCTATATGTGCTTCGCAGTTTTGATATCTGCCAACTGTCAATTTTCTAGTGAATAAaatacatctaaaaaaatatagcaaGGAAAATGAGATGCCTAATG comes from Juglans microcarpa x Juglans regia isolate MS1-56 chromosome 8S, Jm3101_v1.0, whole genome shotgun sequence and encodes:
- the LOC121244061 gene encoding LOW QUALITY PROTEIN: citrate synthase, mitochondrial-like (The sequence of the model RefSeq protein was modified relative to this genomic sequence to represent the inferred CDS: inserted 1 base in 1 codon), with product MFRSVNLLSKLRSRIGEQPSLKNSVRWLQIQSSSDLDLHSQLKELIPEQQERLKKFKAEHGKVQLGNITVDMVLGGMRGMTGLLWETSLLDPDEGIRFRNLTIPECQKLLPAAKPGGEPLPEGLLWLLLTGKVPSKEQVDALSKELQNRASIPDYAFKAIDALPITAHPMTQFATGVMALQVQSEFQKAYEKGIHKSKYWEPTYEDSLNLIARVPIVAAYVYRRIYKDGKIIPLDESLDYGGNFSHMLGFDSPTMQELMRLYVTIHSDHEGGNVSAHTGHLVASALSDPYLSFAAALNGLAGPLHGLANQEVLLWIKSVVDECGENITTEQLKEYVWKTLKGGKVVPGFGHGVLRKTDPRYTCQREFALKHLPNDPLFQLVSKLYEVVPPILTELGKVKNPWPNVDAHSGXLLNYFGLSEARYYTVLFGVSRSIGICSQLIWDRALGLPLERPKSVTMDWLENYCKKAASP